Proteins from one Oscillatoria nigro-viridis PCC 7112 genomic window:
- a CDS encoding AAA-like domain-containing protein encodes MSISTRNKKTILFLAANPKNTTPVDLQKEAKEIAEGLQRSKKRDKFQLEQQWAVTPREMQRAVLDYKPEIVHFSGHGAGEGGLALEDEAGQIKLVNTKALAALFEAFKEYVECVILNACYSEVQAEAIARHIPYVIGMNQAVGDRAAREFAVGFYDALAAGESIERAYKLGCVSISMAGIPEQLTPVLKKKSDVSELDAGDRSRDASGSDTVEESSPAVENRRSIAAPPLSLLNLDNPEGSVSLDSPLYIDRPPIESDCYQTIVKAGALIRIKAPRQMGKTSLVQRILYRAKEQGYQTAYLNFQWADGSFLTNLDELLQWFCGEITNELNLEDRLGEYWKGILGSKNKSTKYFQRYLLSNSDRPVVLGLDEVDRIFPHSEIATDFFGLLRAWHERGKNEEIWKKLRLVISHSQEVYIPLNINQSPFNVGLPVELPELNQKQVTDLVNRHRLNLSNQEICDLMEMVGGHPYLVRVALYQIARGRITLDSLLKVAPTEEGPYYDHLRRHLVNLETDAELAATIRQVINSEQPVEIHTREAFKLRSMGLIKFQGNAVMPLCGLYCQYFRHRLASPRANMTAVQQTNNPSSLQSHLAAIMFSDVVNSTALSVANQKLTLELVNRDFNIIRGICAKHQGKVLKEMGDGLLICFPESAVKAVACALEIQRSLAESATTLPPSHVLQHRIGIHLGEIFYFEEDIRGAGVNLAARLEGKAEPGGICISETVYQVVKTHLSLNVIDLGMQHLKGIPEPVRLYKLIP; translated from the coding sequence ATGAGTATTTCTACTCGAAATAAAAAAACTATCCTGTTTTTAGCAGCCAACCCCAAAAATACCACCCCTGTGGACTTACAGAAAGAGGCGAAGGAAATTGCAGAGGGGTTGCAACGCTCTAAAAAGCGCGACAAGTTTCAACTGGAGCAACAGTGGGCGGTGACGCCAAGAGAAATGCAGCGAGCCGTATTAGATTATAAACCAGAGATTGTGCATTTCTCTGGGCATGGTGCAGGAGAAGGCGGTTTAGCCTTGGAAGATGAGGCGGGACAAATTAAGCTGGTAAATACCAAAGCTTTGGCAGCTTTGTTTGAGGCGTTTAAGGAGTACGTGGAGTGCGTAATACTCAACGCTTGTTATTCAGAAGTGCAAGCTGAGGCGATCGCACGTCACATTCCCTATGTGATCGGCATGAACCAAGCGGTGGGAGATCGGGCCGCACGAGAATTTGCTGTAGGTTTTTACGATGCGTTGGCGGCGGGGGAGTCGATCGAACGTGCCTACAAGCTGGGTTGCGTTAGCATCAGCATGGCAGGGATTCCAGAACAACTCACGCCGGTATTAAAGAAAAAGTCGGATGTTTCTGAGTTGGATGCAGGAGATCGATCGCGCGATGCTTCTGGTAGCGATACCGTGGAGGAGTCGTCGCCTGCGGTGGAAAATAGGCGATCGATCGCCGCACCTCCCCTTTCTCTTCTCAACTTAGACAACCCCGAAGGTTCTGTTAGTTTAGATTCACCCCTATATATCGATCGACCTCCCATTGAATCGGACTGCTACCAAACTATTGTCAAAGCAGGAGCTTTAATCCGAATCAAAGCCCCCCGGCAAATGGGAAAAACTTCCTTAGTGCAGCGAATTTTATACCGCGCCAAGGAACAGGGATATCAAACAGCGTATTTAAACTTTCAATGGGCTGATGGCAGTTTTCTCACCAATCTTGATGAGTTGTTGCAGTGGTTTTGTGGTGAGATTACCAATGAATTAAATTTAGAAGACAGGTTAGGGGAATATTGGAAAGGCATTCTCGGCAGTAAAAATAAAAGCACCAAGTATTTCCAACGCTATCTATTATCTAACAGCGATCGGCCTGTTGTTTTAGGGTTAGATGAAGTCGATCGGATTTTTCCGCATTCCGAAATAGCCACCGACTTCTTTGGATTATTGCGAGCTTGGCACGAGCGGGGAAAAAATGAGGAAATTTGGAAAAAGCTGAGGTTAGTCATTTCTCACTCTCAAGAAGTTTATATTCCTCTCAATATTAATCAGTCGCCATTTAACGTGGGATTGCCCGTAGAGTTACCTGAACTCAATCAGAAACAGGTAACAGATTTAGTGAATCGACACCGATTAAATTTGTCAAATCAAGAGATTTGTGACCTGATGGAAATGGTCGGCGGTCATCCTTATTTAGTTCGAGTTGCTCTCTACCAAATTGCCAGGGGGAGAATTACCTTAGATAGCTTGCTAAAAGTCGCTCCTACTGAAGAAGGCCCTTACTACGATCATTTGCGGCGACATTTAGTTAACTTGGAAACAGATGCAGAATTAGCAGCAACAATTAGACAAGTGATTAACAGCGAACAACCTGTAGAGATTCACACCAGAGAGGCTTTTAAACTGCGAAGCATGGGGTTGATCAAATTTCAGGGAAATGCTGTAATGCCATTGTGTGGTTTGTACTGCCAATATTTTCGCCATCGCCTAGCCTCTCCGCGAGCGAATATGACTGCTGTGCAACAAACTAATAACCCATCAAGCTTGCAGAGTCATTTAGCAGCTATTATGTTCTCGGATGTTGTTAATTCCACCGCTTTATCAGTTGCCAACCAAAAGCTGACACTAGAATTAGTGAATCGAGATTTCAACATCATCCGAGGCATCTGCGCTAAACATCAAGGCAAAGTCCTTAAAGAAATGGGCGATGGTTTATTAATTTGCTTTCCCGAAAGTGCCGTAAAAGCAGTTGCCTGTGCCCTAGAAATACAGCGAAGTCTCGCCGAATCTGCTACAACCTTACCTCCGAGTCATGTCCTGCAACACCGGATTGGTATTCACTTGGGGGAAATATTCTATTTTGAGGAGGATATTAGGGGGGCTGGTGTAAATTTAGCGGCTCGTTTAGAAGGGAAAGCAGAGCCAGGAGGAATCTGTATTTCTGAAACAGTTTATCAAGTCGTTAAAACCCATTTATCTTTAAATGTGATTGACTTAGGTATGCAACATTTAAAGGGAATTCCTGAACCCGTGCGGCTGTACAAATTGATTCCTTGA
- a CDS encoding protein kinase domain-containing protein — translation MHRDIKPQNIILQKNGRVFLVDFGAVQNTYHHTVTGGSTVVGTYGYMAPEQFRGKAVLSTDLYGLGTTLLFLLTQKFPSDLPRQKQKVKFRDRVSISPEFADWLEKIIEPAIEDRFHSAKDALSALRGEQPSGINPEKMFQRSPQSLITLIDAKRWLFININIYPDRFPSKLTGFFQFIHQSYKILLSFSLILLFFDLILWLIPGLIYGTVSLFKYTLADSLGKSFHLFVFISSKPVIIFTVFYALMFLCRCLCRIASCLFTRPIQISPQDIQRVKLSKIHLPLLKKSMTFCRIRTKSRNYCFGLFLPQADKEWLVGELNDFLSKLK, via the coding sequence ATCCACCGAGATATTAAACCTCAAAATATTATTCTGCAAAAAAATGGGCGAGTTTTCCTAGTGGATTTTGGCGCAGTTCAAAATACTTACCACCATACCGTTACTGGAGGCAGTACCGTTGTCGGAACCTACGGTTACATGGCTCCAGAACAATTCCGAGGAAAAGCTGTATTATCAACAGATTTGTATGGATTAGGAACAACGCTGCTTTTCCTGTTAACCCAGAAATTTCCATCCGATTTGCCCAGACAAAAGCAGAAGGTAAAATTCCGCGATCGCGTCTCTATTTCTCCAGAGTTTGCCGACTGGTTAGAGAAGATAATTGAACCTGCAATTGAAGATAGATTTCACTCAGCAAAAGATGCTTTATCAGCGCTGCGAGGTGAACAGCCAAGCGGGATTAATCCCGAAAAAATGTTTCAGCGATCGCCCCAGTCCCTAATTACTTTAATTGACGCTAAACGGTGGTTATTCATCAATATCAATATATACCCCGATCGTTTCCCTAGTAAACTCACAGGGTTTTTCCAGTTCATTCATCAGAGTTATAAAATTTTACTTTCCTTCTCTTTGATTCTGTTATTTTTTGATTTAATCCTATGGTTAATTCCCGGACTGATATACGGGACAGTTAGCTTGTTTAAATACACTTTAGCCGACTCGCTAGGTAAATCATTTCATCTGTTTGTATTTATATCAAGCAAACCTGTAATAATATTTACCGTATTTTATGCTTTGATGTTCTTGTGTAGGTGCTTGTGTAGGATTGCTTCTTGTCTATTTACTAGACCAATTCAAATCAGTCCTCAAGATATCCAGCGGGTAAAGTTGAGCAAAATTCATCTGCCATTGCTCAAAAAATCGATGACTTTTTGCCGGATTCGCACCAAGTCGCGTAACTATTGTTTTGGCTTATTTTTGCCGCAAGCTGATAAAGAATGGTTGGTAGGGGAATTGAACGATTTTTTAAGTAAACTAAAATAA
- a CDS encoding ISKra4 family transposase (programmed frameshift), which translates to MTPSDQQQLKAHLKAVAKILYRNTEPTELKTFESIEKAVRQKMLSEVGPEIGSFFFPAVSGIQTGKPRKIKSIIGSLDITDNQAKYFGLKAYSQFSPLMENCCLLISANESYQMAEKDLEKFTGIKISHSTLQRLVKRQELELPTSQQGVKEITLDGGKVRLRNATKGESCYWKDYKAVCLDNIYAGAFFQNNQDLIDWTNSQKLLHPMYCLGDGHAGIWNIFKEIGDNEQRQEILDWYHLKENLYKVGGSIKRLKLAENMLWQGKVDEVINLFKDFKGQAFKTFCNYLDTHRCRIVNYQYYKEESISSIGSGTVESTIKRIGLRVKISGAQWNIENVSSMLALRCAYLNGQLSI; encoded by the exons ATGACACCCTCAGACCAACAACAACTAAAAGCCCACTTAAAAGCGGTAGCAAAAATTCTTTACAGAAATACAGAGCCAACTGAGTTAAAAACTTTTGAAAGTATAGAAAAAGCAGTCCGTCAGAAAATGTTATCAGAGGTTGGTCCAGAAATAGGTAGCTTTTTTTTTC CAGCAGTATCAGGAATTCAAACAGGAAAACCCCGAAAAATAAAATCAATAATCGGATCGCTCGACATTACAGATAATCAGGCAAAATATTTTGGCTTAAAAGCTTACAGTCAATTTAGTCCCCTGATGGAAAATTGCTGTCTTTTAATCAGTGCTAACGAATCTTATCAAATGGCAGAAAAAGATTTGGAAAAATTTACTGGGATCAAAATTTCTCACAGTACATTACAAAGATTAGTCAAAAGACAAGAATTGGAATTGCCTACATCTCAACAAGGAGTCAAAGAAATTACATTGGATGGCGGTAAAGTCAGACTACGCAACGCAACCAAGGGCGAGAGCTGTTACTGGAAAGACTATAAAGCCGTGTGTTTAGATAATATTTATGCGGGAGCGTTTTTTCAAAATAATCAAGATTTAATTGATTGGACTAATAGCCAAAAATTACTACATCCTATGTATTGCCTCGGAGATGGCCATGCCGGAATTTGGAACATATTTAAAGAAATTGGAGACAATGAACAAAGACAAGAAATCTTAGATTGGTATCATCTGAAAGAAAATCTCTACAAGGTAGGGGGTTCAATAAAACGATTGAAATTAGCCGAAAATATGTTATGGCAAGGCAAAGTTGATGAAGTTATAAATTTATTTAAAGACTTTAAAGGTCAAGCATTTAAAACGTTTTGCAATTATTTAGATACCCATCGCTGCCGAATAGTAAATTACCAATACTACAAAGAAGAATCCATAAGTTCGATTGGTTCTGGAACAGTGGAATCAACAATAAAACGCATTGGATTAAGGGTAAAAATATCGGGAGCGCAATGGAATATTGAGAACGTTTCCTCTATGCTTGCTCTTCGCTGTGCTTATCTCAACGGTCAACTTTCAATTTGA
- a CDS encoding serine/threonine protein kinase produces the protein METLQRSEKIIAERYRILGKLGQGGVGITYAAVDLNSNQKVALKALSLRLTTEWKKVELFEREAKTLSGLNHPGIPRYIDCFQVDTSQDRCFYIAQQLAPGKSLAQLIENGWKPSEDQVRHIAYQLLEILAYLQSLLPAAMGASHFGTYIKLKVDR, from the coding sequence ATGGAAACACTACAACGATCGGAAAAAATCATTGCTGAAAGATATCGCATTCTCGGCAAATTAGGACAGGGTGGAGTTGGGATTACTTATGCTGCTGTAGATTTAAACAGCAATCAAAAAGTTGCACTCAAAGCTTTATCCCTGCGTCTGACAACTGAATGGAAGAAAGTCGAGTTATTTGAACGAGAAGCAAAAACTTTATCGGGATTGAATCATCCGGGAATTCCTCGCTACATTGACTGCTTTCAAGTTGATACTTCCCAAGATCGTTGTTTTTATATCGCCCAACAACTCGCACCGGGAAAGTCTCTCGCACAGTTGATAGAAAATGGCTGGAAACCAAGTGAAGATCAAGTGCGTCATATCGCCTATCAATTGCTAGAAATTCTAGCTTACCTGCAATCGCTGTTACCTGCTGCGATGGGTGCATCTCACTTTGGCACATACATCAAATTGAAAGTTGACCGTTGA
- a CDS encoding ankyrin repeat domain-containing protein, whose protein sequence is MDIISQIPHNLVNHYQIKNLLGEGGSSTTYEAIDLKTNQRVALKALSLQKMNDWKVLELFEREANVLSKLNHPGIPRYLDYFYVDTPDNRCFYIVQELAAGQSLASLVESGWHASEPEIQRIATQILNILVYLHSQTPPVIHRDLKPENIVFKSPIDSRKQKDWAVCLVDFGAVQNTYYNTLMRGSTVVGTYGYMAPEQFLGQAVPATDLYGLGGTLLYLLTHRSPAELPTNILEGDFRSQIQISSAFADWLKKMIAPDLENRFRSAKEALESLRNPRIVNVKSNPTQWKKRLKIGIAAIATVAVFNHFKYPILNRIGFTPNAVVKAVEQGDTNTVRHYLDLGISANSRIGDQNLLHFAGSKEVAELLIAKGADVNAKGGCGWTPLHIAATLDRIKVAQTLIAKGADINAWTGSQYFNRTPLFFAGSPEMAKLLIAKGADVNAKNKNGLTPLHTARSKAIAQILLAAGAKINIKEDNARNGKDRTLLHNAAKIGFKELVQQLINDGANVVVRDSYKRTPLHYATTKEVAALLMLDINAMDKSGNTPLHLAVDRGSQDIAELLIANGASVNARNEKGQTPLYRAIAIGHNEIAALLINNGTDVNNIDGSGTTPLHKAAHYGNVKILKLLIAKGAEINIQDNQRKTPLDIAVDLKLQDTVALLISKNPDVNSEDKEGRTLLHIAVDFKLENVAKQLIAKGAFVNAKNNLLQTPLHLAAAQGSQDIAELLIANGARVNVRNDNGQTPLYQAIAIGHNDIAALLIKNGADVNNRDICDTTPLHKAAHYGTVEILKLLLAKGAKIDAINCDGDTPLKIAETNWNPERDPAAKILRSRGATD, encoded by the coding sequence ATGGATATTATTTCACAAATTCCCCATAACTTAGTCAACCACTATCAGATTAAAAATCTGCTTGGAGAAGGCGGTAGTAGCACAACTTACGAAGCTATTGACCTCAAAACAAACCAGCGAGTCGCACTCAAAGCTTTGTCTTTACAGAAGATGAATGACTGGAAAGTCCTGGAACTATTTGAACGAGAAGCCAATGTTTTATCAAAATTGAATCATCCGGGAATTCCGCGTTATTTGGATTATTTTTATGTGGATACTCCCGATAACCGTTGTTTTTATATAGTACAAGAACTGGCAGCAGGGCAATCTCTAGCAAGTTTAGTCGAAAGTGGCTGGCACGCTAGTGAACCTGAAATTCAACGCATTGCTACACAAATTTTGAATATTTTGGTTTATCTCCATTCACAAACACCACCTGTTATCCACCGGGATCTTAAACCAGAGAATATTGTTTTCAAATCCCCCATCGATTCCCGCAAACAAAAAGACTGGGCAGTTTGCTTAGTAGATTTTGGAGCAGTGCAAAACACTTATTACAATACCTTAATGCGAGGAAGTACCGTAGTTGGAACCTATGGTTATATGGCTCCAGAACAATTTCTAGGACAAGCCGTACCTGCAACAGATTTATATGGTTTAGGAGGGACGTTGTTGTATTTACTAACCCACCGTTCCCCGGCCGAATTACCAACAAATATACTAGAGGGAGATTTTCGCTCTCAAATTCAGATTTCTTCAGCATTTGCCGATTGGTTAAAAAAAATGATAGCGCCAGATTTAGAAAACCGCTTTCGATCGGCAAAAGAAGCGCTTGAATCTCTTCGCAATCCTCGAATAGTTAACGTTAAATCCAATCCGACGCAATGGAAAAAGCGCCTCAAAATAGGAATTGCTGCTATTGCTACTGTTGCTGTTTTCAATCACTTTAAATATCCGATCCTTAACCGGATTGGATTTACACCAAATGCAGTTGTCAAGGCTGTCGAACAGGGAGATACTAACACTGTTAGGCATTATCTGGATCTTGGTATTAGTGCCAATAGCAGGATAGGCGATCAAAATTTACTACACTTTGCTGGCTCAAAAGAGGTGGCAGAATTGTTAATTGCCAAAGGTGCAGATGTCAACGCTAAGGGTGGATGTGGCTGGACCCCATTACACATCGCTGCTACGCTTGATCGCATAAAAGTGGCACAGACGCTAATTGCTAAAGGTGCAGATATTAACGCCTGGACAGGAAGTCAATATTTTAATAGAACTCCTCTGTTCTTTGCGGGATCGCCTGAAATGGCCAAGTTGCTGATTGCTAAAGGTGCGGATGTCAATGCCAAAAACAAAAATGGCTTGACTCCTCTACATACGGCGCGATCGAAGGCGATCGCACAAATACTACTCGCTGCAGGCGCAAAAATTAACATCAAAGAAGACAATGCCCGAAATGGCAAGGATAGAACTTTATTACATAATGCAGCCAAAATAGGCTTTAAGGAGTTGGTACAACAGCTAATTAACGACGGCGCAAATGTTGTTGTCCGGGATAGTTACAAAAGGACTCCACTGCACTATGCAACCACAAAAGAAGTTGCTGCTTTGCTAATGCTGGATATCAACGCTATGGACAAATCTGGAAATACTCCGTTACACCTAGCTGTCGATCGAGGATCTCAAGATATCGCTGAACTGCTAATTGCTAATGGTGCAAGTGTTAACGCTAGAAATGAGAAAGGTCAAACTCCATTGTATCGAGCGATCGCGATCGGACACAATGAGATTGCTGCACTGCTAATTAACAACGGTACAGATGTCAATAATATAGATGGATCTGGCACAACTCCACTGCACAAAGCCGCACATTATGGCAATGTAAAAATCTTAAAATTGCTGATTGCTAAAGGTGCAGAAATTAATATCCAGGATAATCAAAGAAAAACTCCACTGGATATCGCCGTAGACCTGAAACTTCAGGATACAGTGGCGCTGCTAATTAGTAAAAACCCAGATGTTAATAGTGAAGACAAAGAAGGCAGAACTTTACTGCATATCGCTGTCGATTTCAAACTTGAGAATGTAGCCAAACAACTCATTGCCAAAGGTGCATTCGTTAATGCCAAAAATAACTTGCTTCAAACTCCCCTGCATCTTGCTGCTGCTCAAGGATCTCAAGATATCGCTGAACTGCTAATTGCTAATGGCGCAAGGGTTAACGTTAGAAATGATAACGGTCAAACTCCATTGTATCAAGCGATCGCGATCGGACACAATGATATTGCTGCACTGCTAATTAAAAACGGTGCAGATGTCAATAACAGAGATATATGTGACACAACTCCACTGCATAAAGCCGCACATTATGGCACGGTAGAAATCTTAAAATTGCTACTTGCTAAAGGTGCAAAAATTGACGCTATAAACTGCGATGGCGACACGCCGCTCAAGATAGCAGAAACCAACTGGAACCCCGAGCGAGACCCAGCAGCCAAAATACTCAGATCTCGCGGCGCAACAGACTAA
- a CDS encoding DUF4058 family protein, which yields MREEDVEPIVNLPELLAGIYDRAGYDYRLDYDRYPVRKFSLKVI from the coding sequence TTGCGCGAAGAAGATGTAGAACCTATTGTTAATTTGCCGGAATTGCTTGCAGGCATTTACGATCGCGCCGGCTATGATTATCGGCTCGATTACGATCGATATCCCGTACGTAAATTTTCGCTAAAGGTGATATGA
- the fbp gene encoding class 1 fructose-bisphosphatase: MVNAPTGEARLGPIDQVQALDRDCTTLSRHVLQQLHSFSADAQDLSALMNRIGLAAKLIARRLSRAGLMEDALGFTGAVNVQGESVKKMDIYANEVFISVFQQSGLVCRLASEEMEKPYYIPENCPIGRYSLLYDPIDGSSNLDINLNVGSIFSIRKQEGDDADGSASDLLQHGRKQIAAGYVLYGPSTMLVYSIGQGVHSFTLDPSLGEFILANENIKVPDRGPIYSVNEGNFWQWEESLRDYIRYVHRSEGYTARYGGALVGDFHRILFQGGVFLYPGTVKKPEGKLRLLYESAPLAFLMEQAGGRASTGLQDILDVVPTKLHERSPLIVGSKENVAMVESFIQDRARNPRTIEE, from the coding sequence ATGGTAAACGCGCCGACAGGGGAAGCCCGACTGGGCCCGATCGATCAGGTGCAAGCCTTAGACCGCGATTGCACCACTCTATCCCGTCACGTACTCCAGCAACTCCACAGCTTTTCAGCAGATGCTCAGGATCTCAGCGCCCTGATGAATCGCATCGGGCTGGCGGCCAAGCTGATCGCGAGGCGGCTCAGCAGGGCCGGGTTAATGGAAGATGCTTTAGGGTTTACAGGGGCTGTGAACGTGCAGGGAGAATCCGTCAAAAAGATGGATATCTATGCCAATGAAGTGTTTATCTCGGTCTTCCAGCAAAGCGGACTGGTCTGCCGCTTGGCTTCGGAGGAAATGGAAAAACCCTACTACATTCCCGAAAATTGTCCGATCGGGCGTTACAGTCTGCTCTACGACCCCATAGACGGTTCTTCCAATCTTGACATCAATCTCAATGTCGGCTCCATATTCAGCATCCGCAAGCAAGAGGGGGACGATGCAGACGGTTCTGCTTCCGATTTGCTGCAACACGGACGCAAACAAATTGCGGCTGGCTACGTTCTCTACGGCCCCAGTACCATGCTGGTTTATTCGATCGGTCAGGGCGTTCATTCCTTTACCCTCGACCCGAGTTTGGGCGAGTTTATTCTAGCTAACGAAAACATTAAGGTTCCCGATCGCGGCCCAATTTACAGCGTTAATGAAGGCAACTTCTGGCAGTGGGAGGAATCTTTGAGGGACTACATTCGCTACGTACACCGCAGCGAAGGCTACACCGCCCGGTACGGCGGGGCTTTGGTGGGAGATTTCCACCGGATTTTATTTCAGGGAGGCGTGTTTTTGTACCCGGGAACGGTGAAAAAACCCGAGGGCAAATTGCGTTTGCTCTACGAATCGGCTCCTTTGGCGTTTTTGATGGAGCAAGCCGGCGGGCGCGCCAGTACCGGACTTCAAGACATTTTAGACGTAGTGCCGACCAAACTGCACGAGCGATCGCCCTTGATTGTCGGCAGTAAAGAAAATGTAGCGATGGTCGAGTCTTTTATTCAAGATCGAGCGCGCAATCCTAGAACAATTGAAGAATGA
- the tal gene encoding transaldolase, whose protein sequence is MTATPTNHLLEIKEIGQSIWMDNLTRDLIESGELKQMIESRGLRGITSNPAIFEKAIAGNVIYDADIEAGIRAGKSVMEIYESLVFEDIRNACDIFAPVYAESNGLDGYISIEVPPTIANDTESTISEAMRYYHAIGKENVMIKIPGTAQGLPAVERVISEGINVNVTLLFSVDSYVETFWAYIRGLEARAAKGLDVSNIASVASFFLSRIDINIDGKIDEKLKNVTDISTKAKLEAVKGKIAIANAKIAYQKYKEIVASDRWQAIAAKGAKVQRLLWASTSTKNPNYSDVMYVDELIGPDTVNTLPPNTVEACFDHCDVAPRIESNVAEAYTLIESLKDPDIDINLDKVMADLLLDGIEKFVTPFQSLMDSLEEKVQKLSPVA, encoded by the coding sequence ATGACAGCAACACCAACGAATCACCTGTTAGAAATCAAAGAAATTGGCCAAAGTATCTGGATGGACAATTTGACTCGCGATCTGATCGAGTCCGGCGAACTCAAACAGATGATTGAAAGTCGGGGACTGCGCGGGATTACATCTAATCCGGCTATTTTTGAGAAAGCGATCGCGGGTAATGTGATTTACGACGCGGATATCGAAGCTGGCATCCGGGCGGGCAAATCTGTAATGGAGATTTACGAATCTCTGGTATTTGAAGATATCCGCAACGCTTGCGACATCTTCGCTCCGGTTTACGCAGAGTCGAATGGTTTGGACGGTTACATTAGCATTGAAGTGCCACCGACGATCGCCAACGACACAGAAAGCACGATTAGCGAAGCCATGCGCTACTATCACGCGATCGGCAAAGAAAACGTGATGATTAAGATTCCGGGAACCGCTCAAGGTTTGCCCGCAGTCGAGCGAGTCATCAGCGAAGGCATTAACGTTAACGTGACTTTGCTGTTCTCGGTGGACAGCTACGTCGAAACCTTCTGGGCTTACATTCGCGGTTTAGAAGCGCGGGCGGCTAAAGGTTTGGATGTGAGCAATATTGCTTCTGTTGCCAGTTTCTTCTTGAGCCGGATCGACATCAATATCGATGGCAAGATTGACGAGAAACTCAAAAACGTCACAGATATTTCCACAAAAGCTAAACTGGAAGCAGTGAAGGGGAAAATTGCGATCGCCAATGCAAAGATCGCTTACCAGAAGTATAAAGAGATCGTAGCGAGCGATCGCTGGCAAGCAATAGCTGCCAAAGGAGCGAAAGTGCAGCGCTTGCTGTGGGCTTCCACCAGCACCAAAAACCCCAACTACAGCGATGTCATGTACGTCGATGAACTAATCGGCCCCGACACCGTTAACACTTTGCCGCCGAACACTGTTGAAGCTTGTTTCGACCACTGCGATGTCGCACCCCGGATTGAGAGCAACGTGGCAGAAGCTTACACGCTGATCGAAAGTCTCAAAGATCCCGACATCGACATCAACTTGGACAAAGTGATGGCAGACTTGCTCCTCGACGGGATCGAGAAATTCGTCACCCCGTTCCAATCCCTGATGGATTCCTTGGAAGAGAAAGTACAGAAGTTGTCACCCGTCGCCTAG